A window of Streptomyces sp. NBC_01224 genomic DNA:
GCGTGGTCGGCCATGAAGAAGCCTCTCGAACCGGCATGGAAAAAGGGATCGGGCCGCACCATGGCGGCTCGCTTCGGTCAATCTCTCTTGACCAACGCGTCAGCCGGGGATCTGGTCACGGTGCAGGGGCGCGTGTGCATATCCAAGGGGCGCGCAGTCATGCGTACGCCCCCTGGCCGCCCGGCCCATAGACTTGTGCGTTGCTCGTCACCGTACGTTTCGGCCCGAGAGGCAGTCAGCCACCCATGAAGCTCGTCTTCGCAGGCACCCCCGAGGTAGCCGTACCCGCCCTGGACGCCCTGATCGCCTCCGACCGGCACGAGGTGGCCGCCGTCGTCACCCGGCCCGACGCCCCCGCCGGGCGAGGCCGTCGCCTGGTCGCCAGCCCCGTCGCCGAGCGCGCAGAGGAGGCCGGGATCGAGGTGCTCAAGCCCGCCCGGCCGCGCGACGAGGACTTCCTGGCGCGGCTGCGGGAGATCGGCCCGGATTGCTGTCCGGTCGTCGCCTACGGAGCGCTGCTGCCCAGGACCACGCTCGACGTGCCCGCCCGCGGCTGGGTCAACCTCCACTTCTCGCTGCTGCCCGCCTGGCGCGGCGCGGCCCCCGTACAGCACGCGATCATGGCCGGGGACGAGGTGACCGGTGCGTCGACCTTCCTGATCGAGGAGGGGCTCGACTCCGGCCCGGTGTACGGCGTCCTCACCGAAGAGGTACGGCCCACCGACACCAGCGGTGACCTGCTCACCCGGCTGGCGTTCGCGGGTGCGGGGCTGCTCGTCGCGACCATGGACGGCATCGAGGACGGCACGCTGCACGCCGTACCCCAGCCCGCCGAGGGCGTCACCCTGGCGCCGAAGATCACCGTCGAGGACGCCCAGGTGCAGTGGTCCGCCCCTGCCCTGCGGGTCGACCGGGTGGTGCGCGGATGCACTCCCGCTCCCGGGGCGTGGACGCTGTTCCGCGGGGAGCGGCTGAAGGTGATCCAGGCGGTGCCCGTGCTGGACCGTGCCGATCTGGCGCCCGCCGAGCTGTCGGCGGCCAAGAACAATGTGTACGTGGGCACCGGCTCGCACGCCGTCGAGCTGCTCTGGGTCCAGCCGCAGGGCAAGAAGCCGATGCGGGCCGCGGACTGGGCCCGCGGGGTGCGCATCGTCCACGGCGAGCTGATGGGGATCTAGCGGAATCATGGGCCGGGGCGGCGACGTACGCTGGGAGGGTTCGCCCTCTCACCATCAGCGGAGCACCTTTCACGTGAACGACCAGCAGCGTCGCCGTCCCGCCAAGCCGCATCGCCGCCCCAAGAAGGACCCCGTCCGGTTCCTCGCCTTCGAAGCGCTCAGGGCCGTCGACGAACGCGATGCGTACGCCAACCTCGTCCTTCCTCCGCTGCTGAAGAAGGCCCGCGCCAAGGGAGACTTCGACAACAGGGACGCGGCGCTGGCGACCGAACTGGTCTACGGGACGCTGCGCCGCCAGGGGACGTACGACGCGATCGTCGCGGCCTGCATCGACCGGCCGCTGCGCGAAGTCGACCCGCCGGTCCTCGACGTGCTCAACATGGGCGTGCACCAGCTGCTCGGCACCCGTATCCCCACCCATGCGGCGGTCTCCGCCAGCGTGGAGCTGGCCCGTGTGGTGCTCGGCGAAGGGCGGGCCAAGTTCGTCAACGCCGTGCTTCGGAAGGTCTCCGCGGACGACCTCGACGGCTGGGTGGCGCGCGTCGCCCCGTCGTACGACGAGGACGCCGAGGACCACCTCGCGGTCGTGCACTCGCATCCGCGTTGGGTCGTGTCCGCGCTCTGGGACGCACTGGGCGGCGGCCGTGCCGGGATCGAGGACCTCCTCGAAGCGGACAACGAACGGCCCGAGGTCACCCTGGTCGCCCGCCCCGGCCGCTCCACCACCGACGAACTGCTCACCGCCCTCGGTGACGAGAACGGCCTGCCCGGCCGCTGGTCGCCCTATGCCGTACGGATGGCGGAGGGCGGCGAGCCCGGCGCGCTGACCGCCGTGCAGGAGGGCCGGGCCGGGGTCCAGGACGAGGGCAGCCAGCTGGTGGCCGCCGCCCTCGCCAACGCACCGCTGGAGGGCAGCGACACCCGGTGGCTCGACGGCTGTGCGGGGCCGGGCGGCAAGGCCGCCCTGCTCGGCGCACTCGCCGCCGGACGCGGTGCCGCCCTGCTCGCCGCCGAGAAGCAGCCGCACCGGGCCCGCCTCGTGGAGCGCGCGCTGGCCGGCAACCCCGGCCCCTACCAGGTGATCACCGCCGACGGAACCCGCCCGCCGTGGCAGCCCGGCACCTTCGACCGGATCCTGATGGACGTCCCGTGCTCGGGCCTCGGCGCGCTGCGCCGCCGCCCGGAGGCGCGCTGGCGGCGTCGCCCGGAGGACCTGGAGAGCTTCGCACCGCTGCAACGCGGTCTGCTGCGTGAGGCATTGAAGGCGGTGCGGGTCGGCGGCATCGTCGGTTACGCGACCTGCTCACCGCATCTCGCGGAGACCCGGGTCGTCGTCGAGGACGTGCTCAAGGGGCGTGGCGGCCCTCCGGTCGATGCGGAGTGGGTCGATGCCCGCCCGCTGATGCCGGGAGTGCCCGCGCTGGGCGACGGTCCCGACGTCCAGCTGTGGCCGCATCTGCACGGCACCGACGCGATGTACCTGGCACTGCTGCGCCGGACCGCCTGAGGCAGGCCGGGGCCGCGCAGGCCGGCAGGGCGGCCAGGGTCCGACGGCAGGTGCGACCGGGCACGGGTACCGGCCGCCCGTCGGATTCGGTGCCGGCCCGTCGGCAGAGGGCTCTCCGTCACTTGCCGGCAGTAGCCCACCGCCTCAGGGCCCCGTACCGCCCCCGAAGGGCCCGACGCGGGCTGAAACGCCCGTATCGCACGGCCGGGAGGCCTGCATTCCGCGAACTGTAATGATCCCGTGAGGCTTTGGCCCGCACCAGGGCGGGGAAGTGGCGCGGAACATGGCAGGCTTGGCACATGGCTCAGATCAACCCCAGCATCCTGTCCGCCGACTTCGCCCGTCTCGCCGAGGAGGCGAAGGCAGTCGAAGGTGCCGACTGGCTCCATGTCGATGTGATGGACAACCACTTTGTGCCCAATCTGACCCTCGGCGTGCCGATCGTGGAATCGCTGAGCCGGGCCACGGACACTCCGCTGGACTGCCATCTGATGATCGAGGACCCGGACCGCTGGGCGCCGCAGTACATCGAGGCGGGCGCCGGTTCCGTCACCTTCCATGTGGAGGCCGCGGCAGCCCCCGTACGGCTGGCGCGGGAGATCCGGGCCAAGGGCGCCCGTGCCTCCATGGCGCTCAAGCCCGCGACGCCCATCGAGCCGTACGAGGACCTGCTCCCCGAACTCGACATGCTGCTGATCATGACGGTGGAGCCGGGCTTCGGCGGCCAGGCTTTCCTGGACATCATGCTGCCGAAGATCCGCCGCACCCGTGAGCTGATCTCCAAGCACGGCCTCGAGCTGTGGCTCCAGATCGACGGCGGCGTCTCGGAGTCCACCATCGAGCGGTGCGCCGAGGCCGGTGCGGATGTCTTCGTCGCGGGTTCGGCGGTGTACGGGACCGAGGACCCGGCCGAAGCGGTGCGCGCCCTGCGCGCCAAGGCGGAAGCGGCCACCGCCTCGGCGGCCTGGGCGTGCCGCCACTGAGGCCGCAACCGGCGCCGGAACCCGCTCCTGCCCCCGATTGCAGGTCGGCCCGGCCAAGGGCAGATGAACGCGGTCCGACGGGACCGATCAAGGATCGCCGGATCTGACAGGATGAACGGCGTATCGAGAGTGTGAACAGCAGTGAGGAGATCGCGGTGTCTGCAATGTCGGCGGGACGGTCCGCCCTGCGGATGGGGCCCGCGGAGCTGGTGCAGGCGGCGGCCATGGCCCGCCGCTTCTACCTCGAAGGAAAGTCGAAGATCCAGATCGCCGAGGAGTTCGGCGTCAGCCGCTTCAAGGTGGCCCGGGTCCTGGAGACGGCTCTTGAGCGCGACCTCGTACGGATCGAGATCCGCGTCCCCGCGGAGCTGGACGCCGAGCGCTCCGACGCGCTCAGGGCCCGCTACGGTCTGCGTCACGCGGTCGTCGTCGAATCTCCGGCGGAGGAGCAGGACGACGCACCGGACCCGGAGAACCTGGGTGAGGTCGCGGCGGATCTCCTCGGAGAACTGGTGAACGAGGGCGATGTGCTCGGCCTGGCCTGGGGCCGGTCCACCATCCACATGGCGGCGGCGCTCGACCGGCTGCCGCCGTGCACGGTCGTGCAGCTCACCGGGGTGTACGACGCGGGGACGGCCGAGCGCGGCTCGGTCGAGGCGGTCCGGCGGGCCGCCCAGGTGGCCGGCGGTGAGGCCCACCCGATCTACGCGCCGATGCTGCTGCCCGACCCGGCCACGGCCGCCGCGCTGCGCCACCAGACCGGTATCGCCCGCGCCTTCGAGTACTTCGACAAGGTGACGGTCGCCGCGGTGTCCATCGGCTCCTGGGAGCCGGGCATCTCCACCGTCCACGACATGCTCACGGACGAGGAGCGGGCGCACTACGCGTCGCTCGGCGTCGCCGCCGAGATGTCCGCGCACCTCTTCGACACGGAGGGGCGGCGGGTCGGCCGGGACCTGGGGGAGCGGTGCATCACGGTCGAGGCCGACCGGCTGCGCCGGATCCCCGAGGTGGTGGCGATCGCGGGCGGCCAGCGGAAGGCTGCGGCGATCGGGGCGGTGCTGCGGTCCGGGCTCGTCACCAGCCTGGTGACGGACACGGCGGCGGCCGACTATCTGCTGACCGAGTCGCCGGCGCCGCGGCGGCCGGCGCTGGAACGGGCGGATCCGGACGGGGCCTGAGCGGGTGCCGGGGGCGGGCAGCGGTGGTCGCGGTGACCGTTGCCGTCGCCGCCCGGTGGCCGCTGTGTCCTCAACCGCCGGACGGGGTTGATTCTGCCGCCCGGCGATTGAGTGGGCCTTGACCGACGAGTCCGGTGGTTCAGTTCCGGGCCACGCCCAGGACCGTTGCCTCCAGGTACTCTTCCGGCTCCTCGTACTGGCTCACATCGGCCGGGTTGTAGCGGGGGGTCTGCCGTGACCAGTCCAGGTTGCCGCGCATCCAGCTCCGCATCCCGTCCAGGTACGGTGCGAGCATCCAGGACAGCTGGGGGTACGCGGCCAGCAGCTCGGCCTCGGCGGTGAGGAACCGCTCCGTCTCCGTGGCGATCTCCGCGCAGACGTGTTCGAGCGCCTGCTGCTTGCCGTAACCACGGTGGTGCCGGACCAGATGGACGAGATTGTGGATCTCGCCGAGCACCTGCTCCTTCTCGTAGGAGTACACGTCGTTGGCCCAGCACACGACATTGCACGACGCTTCCAGTGCGGCGATGAACCGGGAGTCGTTGTGGATCGACTCGGGAGCCTCGATCCCGGCCACGATCTCTATCAGGTCCATGCAGACATGTATCGCGCCGGTGTGGCGACGCTTGGCGATGTACGTCGCCTCGGACGGCACCACCCCTGCGGCCCGGTTCCCGGCCTCCCAGGTGGTGGCCGTCGTGAGATACGTGGTGAGGTGCCAGCCGAACCGGGTGCGCCAGTGCGCGGCCGCGGTCGGCGTCGTCCGCTCCCACAGATCGACCAGGGCGACCACGGCGGCGGGAAGGTCCTCGTCCGGCAGGGTGCCGGTACCGGTGCCCTCGATCACGGACCGCATCACCGCGACCACGTCCCGCACCCGCTCGGGGCTGCGGCCCAGGTGACCGTCGTCGAGCTGGTCGTCGACGAGAAACAGCCATACGAACCAGTCGGCGACGAGGTCGAGATTCTTGCCGTCGGCAGTCGGATACACCATGCCGACGAACGCTCCGAAGTCCGCTTGCTCGAAGCGCTCCCTGGCTGAATCCCGGTGTACCAGACCGGTGTTGCGGATCCAGCTGTCGAGGTGGACCCGGGTGTGCCCGACGTGCGGATTCGTCCGCTGGGGGAACGGGCAGTAGATGTCCGGCAGTTCGCTCTCCACGGGTGGGTCGTGATCCTCTCCGGTCGTACGTGTGACGGAAGTTGTGACCGTCCGCCAGTTCCTCCGGGGCGTAGTCGCGACCCACGGGACCTGCGGGTTTGAAGCTACCCGACCCCTTGTCATCGGGTCCAGGGAAGATGATCGCGAATGATTCGGATGCCGTACGGGTAGGGTCCGCAGGACAGGCAGGTTCTACTTGCCCGGACTCCCGCTCCGTTCCTTTGGGGGAACGTACGAACGCGGGGGCCGTTTGCTGTGTCTTCCTGGAAGCGACCTGCTCCGTTTCGTATGAAAAAATGAGCGTTATGCGTTTTCTTGAGCCCGGCACTGGTCGCTACACAGACTCCCCCTCGGTCCCGTACGACCTCACGTACGACGATGTCTTCATGGTTCCGGGCCGTTCGGCGGTCGGTTCCCGCCAGGGTGTCGACCTCTCCTCGCCGGACGGCAGCGGTACCACCATCCCGCTCGTCGTCGCGAACATGACGGCCATCGCGGGCCGCCGGATGGCTGAAACGATCGCCCGCCGCGGCGGGCTCGTCGTCATCCCTCAGGACATCCCGATCGACGTCGTCACCGATGTCGTCTCCTGGGTGAAAACGCGCCACCTCGTGCTCGACACGCCGATCGTGCTGGCCCCGGGCCAGACGGTCGCCGACGCACTGTCCCTGCTGCCGAAACGCGCGCACGGCGCGGGTGTCGTCGTCGACGAGGAGCAGCGGCCCCTCGGTGTCGTCACCGACCACGACCTCACCGGTGTCGACCGCTTCACCCAGCTCTCCGAGGTCATGTCCAGGGATCTGGTGCTGCTCGACGCGGACATCGACCCGCGCGACGCGTTCAACAAGCTCGACGGCGCCCACCGCAAGCTCGCCCCCGCGGTCGACGCGGACGGCCGGCTCGTCGGCATCCTCACCCGTAAGGCCGCACTGCGCGCCACTCTGTACACCCCCGCCACCGACGCGGCCGGCAAGCTGCGGATCGCCGCCGCCGTCGGGATCAACGGCGATGTGGCCGGCAAGGCCAAGCAGCTCCTCGACGCGGGCGTCGACACGCTTGTCGTGGATACTGCCCACGGCCACCAGGAGTCCATGATCAGCGCGGTCAGGGCCGTCCGGGCGCTCGACCCGCAGGTGCCGATCGTCGCGGGCAACATCGTCGCCGCCGAGGGTGTGCGCGACCTCATCGAGGCCGGCGCGGACATCATCAAGGTCGGTGTCGGCCCCGGCGCCATGTGCACCACCCGGATGATGACCGGTGTGGGCCGGCCGCAGTTCTCCGCCGTCCTGGAGTGTGCCGCCGAGGCGAAGAAATACGGCAAGCACGTCTGGGCGGACGGCGGCGTCCGTCACCCGCGCGATGTCGCCATGGCGCTCGCCGCGGGCGCGTCCAACGTGATGATCGGCTCATGGTTCGCCGGTACGTACGAGTCGCCGGGCGACCTCCAGCAGTCCGCCGACGGCCGCTTCTACAAGGAATCCTTCGGCATGGCGTCCGCGCGCGCCGTGAAGAACCGTACGTCGGACGAGTCGGCGTACGACCGGGCCCGCAAGGCGCTCTTCGAGGAGGGCATCTCCACCTCGCGGATGTTCCTCGACCCGGCCCGGCCCGGCGTCGAGGACCTGATCGACTCGATCATCGCGGGCGTCCGCTCCTCCTGCACCTATGCCGGCGCGGCCTCCCTGGAGGAGTTCGCCGAGAAGGCGGTCGTCGGGGTGCAGAGTGCCGCCGGTTACGCCGAGGGCAAGCCGCTGCACGCCAGCTGGAGTTGATTCCGAAGTACCGCAACACCGTTGCCCCTCACGGCCGTTCGTGCTGTGAGGGGCAACGGTGCTTCCGGGCGTCCTCGCATGGCTCGGGGATGTCCGATTCCGGCCCACGGATACCATGGTGAACCGCTCCAACCCCATTGAGATGTAAGTAATATGAAGCGCAATCAGCTGCCCGCCTCTCTGCGGTAAGGGATCTCATGTCCTTCTTCACCGACCTGGCCCATCAGTACATCGACGGAGAGTGGAGGCCGGGCAAGGGGTCCTGGGACATCATCGACTTCAATCCGTACAACGGGGAGAAGCTCGCCTCGATCACGGTCGCCACAGCTGACGAGGTGGACCAGGCGTACCGGTCCGCCGAGGCCGCCCAGCGGGCGTGGGGCGACACCAATCCGTACGCCCGCCGGCTGGTGCTGGAGCGGGCGCTGCGCGTCGTCGAGGAGCGCGAGCCGGAGATCAGCGACGCGATCGTCGCGGAACTGGGCGGTACCCGGCTGAAGGCGGCCTTCGAGCTGCATCTCGCCAAGGAGTTCCTGCGGGAGTCGATCCAGCTCGCGCTGCGGCCCTCCGGGCAGATACTGCCCTCGCCGACCGAGGGCAAGGAGAACCGCGTCTACCGGGTGCCCGTCGGTGTCGTGGGTGTCATCAGCCCCTTCAACTTCCCGTTCCTGCTGTCGCTGAAGTCGGTCGCCCCCGCCCTGGCGCTCGGCAATGCCGTGGTGCTCAAGCCGCACCAGAACACCCCGGTCTGCGGCGGCACGCTGGTGGCGAAGGTGTTCGAGGAGGCGGGGCTGCCGGCCGGGCTCCTGAACGTCGTGATCACCGACATCGCGGAGATCGGTGACGCACTGCTGGAGCACCCCATTCCGCAGGTCATCTCCTTCACCGGTTCGGACAAGGTGGGACGGCACGTCGCCACGGTCTGCGCGGCGAACCTCAAGCGCGCCGTGCTCGAACTCGGCGGCAACAGTGCGCTCATCGTCCTTGATGACGCCGATCTGGACTACGCCGTGGACGCGGCTGTCTTCAGCCGGTACGTGCACCAGGGTCAGGTCTGCATGGCCGCGAACCGGATCCTGGTCGACCGCTCGGTGGAGAAGGAATTCACCGAGAAGTTCGTCGCCAAGGTCGCTTCGCTGCGGGTGGGGGACCCGGCCGACCCGGAGACCCAGATCGGCCCGCTGATCAACTCCTCGCAGGCCGAGGCCATTTCATCGCTCGTCGACCAGACCGTCGAGGCCGGCGCGACGGCCCTGCTGCACGGCAGCGCCGACGGTAATCTGGTGAGCCCGTCCGTGCTGACCGGTCTGGCCGCGGATTCCCCCGTCCTGTCCCAGGAGATCTTCGGGCCGGTCGCGCTCCTCGTACCGTTCGACGGTGAGGACGAGGCGGTTCGGATCGCCAACGACACCCCGTACGGTCTGAGCGGCGCGGTGCACACCGGCAACATCGAGCGCGGCGTACGGATCGGGCAGCGGATCCACACCGGCATGATCCACATCAACGACGGCACGGTCCACGACGAGCCCATCGTCCCGTTCGGCGGCGAGAAGAGCTCCGGCCTCGGCCGGCTGAACGGCGAGTCGATGATCGAGGCCTTCACCACCCAGAAGTGGATCTCGGTGCAGCACGGCCGTTCGCAGTTCCCGTTCTGACCGGTCACCGGATGCGGTGAGCGCGCCCGGCGGGGCGGGGCCATGGTCTACTTCGGGGGCGGCACCCTGCCGCCCCCGACGCCGGCCATCGCAGAGAAGTGAACCGCCCGAAGTGCGCCTGAACGACCTCGACGAACGCATCGTCCACGCCCTCGCCGAAGACGCCCGGCGCTCCTACGCGGACATCGGCGCGCTCATCGGCCTGTCCGCCCCCGCCGTGAAACGCCGCGTGGACCGGCTGCGCGCCGAGGGCGCGATCACCGGCTTCACGGTGCGGGTGGACCCGGCGGCGCTGGGGTGGGAGACCGAGGGGTTCATCGAGATCTACTGCAGCCGCAATACGTCGCCGGAGGCGATCAAGCAGGGGCTTGCGCGGTATCCGGAGATCGCGTCGGCCTCCACGGTGACGGGGGAGGCCGACGCGATTGTGCAGGTCTTCGCCGCGGACATGCGCCACTTCGAGCAGGTGCTCGAGCGGATTGCGGGCGAGCCGTATGTGGAGCGGACGAAGTCCGTGCTCGTGCTGTCGCCGTTGCTGCGGCGGTACTCGTCAGGGTCGCCGGAGTAGGGCGCCGGGCTCGTCCGGCGGCCGACCTGTCCTCAATCGCCGGACGGGCCGGACGGCTACCGGGC
This region includes:
- the fmt gene encoding methionyl-tRNA formyltransferase, with translation MKLVFAGTPEVAVPALDALIASDRHEVAAVVTRPDAPAGRGRRLVASPVAERAEEAGIEVLKPARPRDEDFLARLREIGPDCCPVVAYGALLPRTTLDVPARGWVNLHFSLLPAWRGAAPVQHAIMAGDEVTGASTFLIEEGLDSGPVYGVLTEEVRPTDTSGDLLTRLAFAGAGLLVATMDGIEDGTLHAVPQPAEGVTLAPKITVEDAQVQWSAPALRVDRVVRGCTPAPGAWTLFRGERLKVIQAVPVLDRADLAPAELSAAKNNVYVGTGSHAVELLWVQPQGKKPMRAADWARGVRIVHGELMGI
- a CDS encoding RsmB/NOP family class I SAM-dependent RNA methyltransferase yields the protein MNDQQRRRPAKPHRRPKKDPVRFLAFEALRAVDERDAYANLVLPPLLKKARAKGDFDNRDAALATELVYGTLRRQGTYDAIVAACIDRPLREVDPPVLDVLNMGVHQLLGTRIPTHAAVSASVELARVVLGEGRAKFVNAVLRKVSADDLDGWVARVAPSYDEDAEDHLAVVHSHPRWVVSALWDALGGGRAGIEDLLEADNERPEVTLVARPGRSTTDELLTALGDENGLPGRWSPYAVRMAEGGEPGALTAVQEGRAGVQDEGSQLVAAALANAPLEGSDTRWLDGCAGPGGKAALLGALAAGRGAALLAAEKQPHRARLVERALAGNPGPYQVITADGTRPPWQPGTFDRILMDVPCSGLGALRRRPEARWRRRPEDLESFAPLQRGLLREALKAVRVGGIVGYATCSPHLAETRVVVEDVLKGRGGPPVDAEWVDARPLMPGVPALGDGPDVQLWPHLHGTDAMYLALLRRTA
- the rpe gene encoding ribulose-phosphate 3-epimerase — translated: MAQINPSILSADFARLAEEAKAVEGADWLHVDVMDNHFVPNLTLGVPIVESLSRATDTPLDCHLMIEDPDRWAPQYIEAGAGSVTFHVEAAAAPVRLAREIRAKGARASMALKPATPIEPYEDLLPELDMLLIMTVEPGFGGQAFLDIMLPKIRRTRELISKHGLELWLQIDGGVSESTIERCAEAGADVFVAGSAVYGTEDPAEAVRALRAKAEAATASAAWACRH
- a CDS encoding sugar-binding transcriptional regulator encodes the protein MSAGRSALRMGPAELVQAAAMARRFYLEGKSKIQIAEEFGVSRFKVARVLETALERDLVRIEIRVPAELDAERSDALRARYGLRHAVVVESPAEEQDDAPDPENLGEVAADLLGELVNEGDVLGLAWGRSTIHMAAALDRLPPCTVVQLTGVYDAGTAERGSVEAVRRAAQVAGGEAHPIYAPMLLPDPATAAALRHQTGIARAFEYFDKVTVAAVSIGSWEPGISTVHDMLTDEERAHYASLGVAAEMSAHLFDTEGRRVGRDLGERCITVEADRLRRIPEVVAIAGGQRKAAAIGAVLRSGLVTSLVTDTAAADYLLTESPAPRRPALERADPDGA
- a CDS encoding terpene synthase family protein, with translation MESELPDIYCPFPQRTNPHVGHTRVHLDSWIRNTGLVHRDSARERFEQADFGAFVGMVYPTADGKNLDLVADWFVWLFLVDDQLDDGHLGRSPERVRDVVAVMRSVIEGTGTGTLPDEDLPAAVVALVDLWERTTPTAAAHWRTRFGWHLTTYLTTATTWEAGNRAAGVVPSEATYIAKRRHTGAIHVCMDLIEIVAGIEAPESIHNDSRFIAALEASCNVVCWANDVYSYEKEQVLGEIHNLVHLVRHHRGYGKQQALEHVCAEIATETERFLTAEAELLAAYPQLSWMLAPYLDGMRSWMRGNLDWSRQTPRYNPADVSQYEEPEEYLEATVLGVARN
- a CDS encoding GuaB1 family IMP dehydrogenase-related protein, which produces MRFLEPGTGRYTDSPSVPYDLTYDDVFMVPGRSAVGSRQGVDLSSPDGSGTTIPLVVANMTAIAGRRMAETIARRGGLVVIPQDIPIDVVTDVVSWVKTRHLVLDTPIVLAPGQTVADALSLLPKRAHGAGVVVDEEQRPLGVVTDHDLTGVDRFTQLSEVMSRDLVLLDADIDPRDAFNKLDGAHRKLAPAVDADGRLVGILTRKAALRATLYTPATDAAGKLRIAAAVGINGDVAGKAKQLLDAGVDTLVVDTAHGHQESMISAVRAVRALDPQVPIVAGNIVAAEGVRDLIEAGADIIKVGVGPGAMCTTRMMTGVGRPQFSAVLECAAEAKKYGKHVWADGGVRHPRDVAMALAAGASNVMIGSWFAGTYESPGDLQQSADGRFYKESFGMASARAVKNRTSDESAYDRARKALFEEGISTSRMFLDPARPGVEDLIDSIIAGVRSSCTYAGAASLEEFAEKAVVGVQSAAGYAEGKPLHASWS
- a CDS encoding aldehyde dehydrogenase family protein, with translation MSFFTDLAHQYIDGEWRPGKGSWDIIDFNPYNGEKLASITVATADEVDQAYRSAEAAQRAWGDTNPYARRLVLERALRVVEEREPEISDAIVAELGGTRLKAAFELHLAKEFLRESIQLALRPSGQILPSPTEGKENRVYRVPVGVVGVISPFNFPFLLSLKSVAPALALGNAVVLKPHQNTPVCGGTLVAKVFEEAGLPAGLLNVVITDIAEIGDALLEHPIPQVISFTGSDKVGRHVATVCAANLKRAVLELGGNSALIVLDDADLDYAVDAAVFSRYVHQGQVCMAANRILVDRSVEKEFTEKFVAKVASLRVGDPADPETQIGPLINSSQAEAISSLVDQTVEAGATALLHGSADGNLVSPSVLTGLAADSPVLSQEIFGPVALLVPFDGEDEAVRIANDTPYGLSGAVHTGNIERGVRIGQRIHTGMIHINDGTVHDEPIVPFGGEKSSGLGRLNGESMIEAFTTQKWISVQHGRSQFPF
- a CDS encoding Lrp/AsnC family transcriptional regulator, with product MRLNDLDERIVHALAEDARRSYADIGALIGLSAPAVKRRVDRLRAEGAITGFTVRVDPAALGWETEGFIEIYCSRNTSPEAIKQGLARYPEIASASTVTGEADAIVQVFAADMRHFEQVLERIAGEPYVERTKSVLVLSPLLRRYSSGSPE